In Pseudokineococcus lusitanus, the DNA window CGCGCGTCGTCGTCCGCCGTCGCCCCGCCCGCCGGGGGCCGGCTCCCGGGGCCGTCACCGCCCGCCGTCAGGCGTCGTCGCCCAGCTCGGCGAGGGCGGCCTCCCAGCGCCGACGACGCTCGTCGTCGTCCTGCTCCCACCAGGGCGTGCCCCGCTCTCCGAGACCGGTCTTCGCCGCCTGCACGCGGGCGCGCGCGCGACCTACCGCCTCCTCGTCGCCCGACCTGCGGCCGGTCCGGACGCCGCTGCGGCCCACGCCGAGGTGGTGCAGCAGCCGCGCGCGGACGTCGTCCGGGAGCCCGGGGTCCTGCGCGCGCCAGCGGCGGCCGTCGACGACGAGCCACCGCCCGTCCTCGGTGCGCGTGACATCCCGGCCCATGCCGCCCATCGTGGGTCCGCGCCGCGGGGGCGGCCCGCCCGGGGGGCGCCGCTCGTCGGGCGGAGGGCCG includes these proteins:
- a CDS encoding biopolymer transporter Tol, with the translated sequence MGRDVTRTEDGRWLVVDGRRWRAQDPGLPDDVRARLLHHLGVGRSGVRTGRRSGDEEAVGRARARVQAAKTGLGERGTPWWEQDDDERRRRWEAALAELGDDA